The Klebsiella sp. RHBSTW-00484 genome includes a window with the following:
- a CDS encoding 2-hydroxyacid dehydrogenase, with the protein MKCLAIADLFINTAMMDAGLKALKDKGIEVEVREWSHESIEKLQEDNLQVEQQGAEAVALPAALLQGAEDVEILITQFAPVNAAVFDKLPKLKYVGVLRGGIENVNQAVANTRGIEVMNTPGRNARSVAEFTVGMILAEMRNIARSHDALRDKFWRKDSPNHQAIPELGGKVVGLVGLGHIAQLVAGFLRGFGSEIIFYDKYVSGHDCYEKVDSLDELVQRADVVSLHARMTPETENLINAHHFELMKPSAIIVNTARSGLINEQDLIAALQAGKIMGAALDTFDDEPLPDDSAFYTLNNVTITPHIAGSTIDAFSNSPKLFSEILLKKLG; encoded by the coding sequence ATGAAATGTCTGGCAATTGCTGATCTTTTTATCAATACAGCGATGATGGACGCAGGTCTGAAAGCGCTTAAAGATAAAGGTATCGAGGTGGAAGTTCGCGAATGGTCGCATGAATCAATCGAAAAGCTACAGGAGGACAATTTACAGGTTGAGCAACAAGGCGCTGAAGCGGTGGCATTGCCCGCCGCCCTGCTCCAGGGGGCAGAGGACGTTGAGATCCTGATAACCCAGTTCGCCCCGGTTAATGCGGCAGTTTTCGATAAACTGCCAAAGCTCAAGTATGTGGGCGTGCTGCGCGGCGGAATTGAAAACGTCAACCAGGCAGTGGCGAATACGCGCGGAATTGAGGTCATGAACACACCGGGGCGTAACGCCCGCAGCGTGGCGGAGTTTACCGTCGGCATGATCCTGGCAGAAATGCGCAATATCGCTCGTTCGCACGACGCGCTGCGCGATAAGTTCTGGCGCAAAGACAGCCCTAACCACCAGGCCATTCCTGAACTGGGCGGTAAAGTGGTCGGCCTGGTCGGGCTGGGGCACATCGCCCAGCTGGTCGCCGGGTTCCTGCGCGGTTTCGGAAGCGAGATTATCTTTTATGATAAATACGTCTCCGGGCACGATTGCTATGAAAAGGTGGACTCGCTGGACGAACTGGTTCAGCGGGCGGATGTCGTGTCGCTACACGCCCGCATGACGCCGGAAACCGAAAACCTGATCAACGCCCATCATTTTGAGCTAATGAAACCGAGCGCCATTATTGTCAACACGGCACGCTCTGGGTTAATCAACGAACAGGATCTGATTGCCGCACTTCAGGCAGGAAAAATTATGGGCGCAGCATTGGATACTTTTGATGATGAACCTTTGCCGGACGATAGCGCGTTTTATACGTTGAATAACGTCACGATAACGCCGCATATTGCCGGTAGCACGATTGACGCATTCAGCAATTCGCCA